The following nucleotide sequence is from Roseivirga sp. BDSF3-8.
ACCGAAAAGCTTAAGTATGGATTCTCCCAGGTACAGGAAGGCGATCATAATGATGCCTGCCACCAGGGTTGCCTTTTCGGATTGAATGTGACCCGCTTTTTTTCTCAGATCGATGACAATAGGAATTGAGCCTAGAATATCGATCACGGAAAAGAGAATAAGCGATACGCTTATTATTTCTCTGAAATTCAACATGTCTTACCTCCTTTTGTAAAATAAGCCCGCAAAGGTATGAAAAGAGGTAAATTAGACAATGGGTGAGATCAGGAATAATTATTTAGTAAAAATGCCTTAAGCTTTTCTACATCTTCACTGTCAATGGCCGGAAAGTTGGCTATTCGGAAACTGGTCTCCTTGTGCGGACCATACCCTTTGCCAAGCTGTATACCTGCTTCATTGGCCGTGCGGTGTATCTCCGCTATACGATCTGCAGGGGCCTTTACGGCAAGCACCGTGCGTGAGCGAAGGTACTCGTCCGGCACCATCCAGTCCAGTACAGATGAGTTGGTAATCACCTCGCTCAAGTCCTTATACTGCTCCTCCAGCCGCTTATGGATTGGGCCTATGCCATAGCGCTTTTCCATACTGCGCTTGAGCAGGTATATACCCAGCACATTAGGGGTGTAATGGGTCTGGTACTTGTCCATGTTTTCCAGCATGCGTAGCAGGCTGTTATAGTGCCCCCCCTCGTTTAGCTGGCGGGCGCGTTCTACGGCCCGCGGACTCAGGATCATAAGGCCCAGGCCTGCCGGTAGTCCCAGGCACTTTTGTACAGAACCGTAGGCAATGTCTATACGGCTAAAGTCAAGGGCTATGCCACCCAGTGAGCTGGTGGCATCAATGGCGATAAGGGCTTGCGGGTACTTCCGGTGTATACTTTCCAGAGCCATCTGCGGTATACGCGTGCCGTTGGAAGTTTCGTTATGCGTAAAGCACAGTATCTCCGTAGCCTTTGGCAGTTTTATAGATTCAAAATCCGGCATCTTGGTCAGATCAAAGGTAGTGGCTTTAGCCTTAGGCCGGATATTTTTGGCAAAAGTGAACCACTTCTCACCGAAGGAGCCGTTGTAGAAGTGATAGCTCATGGTGCGGGTAAGGGATTGGGCGATCACCTCCCAGCACTCGGTGGCACTGGAGGTGAAAACGATCCTGTAGCTATCCGGGATAGATAACCTGTCTTTAAGGAGTTCCACCGCTTCGCGGCACAGTGTCATAAAGCCCTCACTGCGGTGGTTAATACTAAGAATTCCCTGATCGTATGCATCCTGCACATAGGCAGGTATTTCCGGGTATACTTTGGATGGCCCCGGGTTAAAGGTGGTTGTCATTGCGTGACCATTACTTTTTATCGATGAAATACTCTAAGGCCAGCCTGTAGCCTTTTAATCCCAGGCCGGCAATAGTACCTGCACACACCGGTGCCAGGTAGCTGTGATGACGAAACGCCTCGCGGGCATATATGTTGGAGATATGCACCTCCAGCACCGGTGTTTCTATGCCTGCCACCGCATCGGCCAGTGCCACAGATGTGTGGGTATAGGCTCCGGCGTTCAGAATGATTCCGTCTGCCTCTCCAAACCCCTTACTGTGCAGGTGGTCTACCAGTGCACCTTCGCTATTGCTTTGAAAATACGTCAGTTCATTTCCCTCATATTCTTTAACAAGTGCATCAAAGAAAGCTTCAAATGACTGGTGCCCGTATATTTCAGGCTGCCGCTTACCCAGCAGGTTCAGATTAGGTCCGTTTACAATAGCGATCTTCATAGCTAAAAATACATTATCTTTCCGGCCAGAAGGATACAAATGGATAAGTGGGATAATTACCTAAAGCAATTCAGGAATCACCTCCGTCTCGAGCGGTCGCTGGCGGCCAACTCCATCGATGCTTATGAGCGGGATGTGGTAAAACTAAAACAGTTTGCTCAAATCTCCAATGGACCAGCCAGCCCCCTTGAGGCTACCCTGCCATGGCTGAGGAGTTTTATCCAGTATCTGGCCAAAAAAGGCCTCTCCGCCTACTCTCAGGCGCGCATTATTAGTGGTATCAGACAATTTTATCGCTTTCTTGTTTTTGAGGATTACCTCCCTACTGATCCTTCCGAATTACTGGAAGCCCCCCGCCTGGGCCGTAAGCTGCCCGACACCCTGGAAGTTCATGAGATAGATGCCATTCTGGAAAGTATAGATATGAGTACTGACCATGGCGTGCGTAACCGGGCTATGCTGGAAACACTCTATAGTTCAGGATTGCGGGTAAGTGAGCTTGTTTCTTTGCACCTCAACCATGTGTATGCCGGCGAGGGAGGACCGGGGTTTTTGAGAGTATTGGGCAAGGGCAATAAGGAAAGGCTTGTGCCTATCGGCAGTAGTGCCCTCAAGTACATACAGATGTACCGCGAGCACGTCAGGGTACATTTTGCCCCGAAAAAAGGTCATGAACATATACTGTTTCTCAATCGCCGCGGTGCCATGCTCACCCGAAATTATGTATTTATGGCGCTGAAGGAGCTGGTAGCCAGAGCAGGAATAGCCAAAAATATCAGTCCGCATACATTCAGGCATAGCTTTGCCACCCATCTGATAGAGGGGGGGGCAGACCTGAGAGCGGTACAGGACATGTTAGGCCATGAGTCTATTACCACCACCGAAATCTACACCCATCTTGACCGTGATTTTCTGCGGCAGACTATCATGGAATTTCATCCCCGTGGAAAGTGACCCTGCATTTGACGGGACAGCTATACCCACCTAAGGTCATGTAAGGCCTCTCATATTCCAGCCTTCCTTTACGTGAGGTAGCCTTTTTGCCTTACGGGATCCTTATCGCTCCCTGAATTCAGGTAGTAGGAATATAACCGGAATTCGTGTTTCAACTCCTTTATTTTTCAGACACTTTTACCACATATCAAATTAACGAGGTGAAGGTATGAAGCAGGAACAACTCGCGCAGAGGTATAATTCGTCCAACGATAGCGGCGGGAGTAAAATTTCAGAGAGGCCCCACTGGGGAGTAGAGCAGGAACTGCTTGACTTGCATAAGGAAGAAATAAAAGTAAACGGAGTGAAAACCAGGATGGACGGAAGCGGAGTAAAGATCGCCATCCTAGATGGTGCTGTAGACCTGGAGCACTCATCTTTCCGGCAAAATCAACACAAATCCTTTGATCTCATTACCGATAATTGGGTGAAATATCCTGATAAGACAGTTTCACACAAGCATGGCACCATGGTGGCCGGTGTGATCGGGGCAGATGGGTGCGGTAAGCCAGGCAGACTGCATGGGGTGGCTCCCGGGGCTGCCATGTACTGTTACCGGGTAATGGATTCCAGCCAGAGGATAGTCCCTTATGCACTGGAAAAAAGCCTGGTTTGCGCTTTTGAAGAAGGGGTTGATATCATAAATATGAGTATCAGGCACCTGCCTGCAGACCGGCGTATCCTGAATCTGATCAGGGAGGCTTTTCGCAGAGGGATTGTGCTGGTGGCCCAGGCAGGTAACTATGAGTATAACGGAGTAGATAATGTGGATTATCCGGCTGCACTACAGGAGACCCTCGCTATAGCAGGGCATGACCGGGGCACATACGCTGCGCGAAAGGCAAAAGGGCAGTTTCTGGATTTTACGGCCCCTGGCAGTAACCTCTGCGGGCTGGCGCCGGGGCAGCAGTACACTAACGATACAGGCTCTTCATTTGCCTGCAGCTATTTCAGCGGGCTCGTTGCACTCCTTCTACAGGTATATCATGCTAAAAATCTTTATCCCTCTCCCAGCCAGGTTGAGGCAATCATGGCTGGCTGCACATATAGTAACGCATTCAGCATAGAGTCTGGTCATGGCTGTATTTCTGTTAAAAAGCTCATCAGCCACCTGAAAAGCCTCTGACCGTACAATTACAGATTAATCTATCCATTATAAAACATACTAACTTATGAATGATCAATTCAAACCCTATGTTCACCTGTTTTCCACTAATCTTCCCACAACCAATGTTAATGTGAACATCAAGCTTAGGTACAGGGTCAGTGTCGACCCTGCCTATGTATACCACTGGAGGCAGTTTGGTAGTGAAGAGTATAAAATAGAAGGAGACACCCGTTTCTACGAGATCATCGGGTTTACAGCCGGAAATCCGCCGGCAGGGGTGGATGTGGGAGAGCAATTATCCATTAATCCCGGAAATTTACTGCTGGGCGCGAGAGACTTTGTGGTACCAAGTATCATTAATGAGCGGAAGGTAAAATTGTCTGTACTGGCCGGAGACGGCGGGGGAGGGGAAGGCAATAGCACCTCTTACTACATAGATGCAGACACCTGATCCTGAATAACACTTTTGGAGCTCCTTTTTTTACCAAAATCACCTAACCTCTTCTGTCCGCGACAACTGCTTCCGGAAAATGGCGGGTAATTTTTGCCATGGATTACAATTACCTGAAAATAAATGAGGTTATAATTGGCTGTTTTTGGTGAAATAAGGGGCTTTTTTTCTTCGTAGTTAAATTATATTAGATATTATCAAGTGTAACATAGTTACTTAGTTTGGAATAAATCCATCATATCTTTAAATTGAAATATCCCAAGCCTATACAAGATGAAACTAAGGATATTTCTTTTCCTCAACCTTTTGCTTTTCAGTTTAAGAGGCTTTACTGCGCCTTATATTGTAGACAGCCTATACCGCATTTCAGAAGGCGAAACAGATGGTGAATATTTCCGTCAGGAGGCCAAAAAGCTGGCAAAAGAAGGTCGACTTGAAGAAGCCATGGCGGCCTTTGAGGAAGCTATTTCCCTGTTCAAAGAAGCAAATGATTCCCTGGGGGTGGCAGAGGCGCTCAATAGCCGGGGCGTGGCCTATAAAAATGCCAGCAAATTCTTGGAGGCAGTAGATGACTACCTTTTAGCAGCGACTATTAACCAAAGTATGGGGGAGCTGGCCGGACTGGCTAATAATTATACCAACCTCGGTAACTATTATGCAGATAGTGGCCAGCCCGATAAGGCCATGAAATACCTGCAAAAGGCATTGAGATTATATAAACAAACCGGGGATCAGTTAAGAGTGAACTACGTTGCTAACTCTCTGGGTACCTTATACTATACAGAAGGGTATGAAGACTATAATCTTGATTCTGCTGCCTACTACCTTCAAATAGCCTACGATGGATTTGAAGAGCTCGGAGCTACCCTTTACCTGCCAGGCATAAAGCAGAACTTTGGGATGATTGAGGAAAGCAGGGGGAATCCGGAGACAGCGCTTACCTATTACCTGGAAGCAAGGGAGGGCTTTAGTAATATGGAAGATTATCATAACCTGCCAAGGGTGGGGATTAATATAGGCGTCGTATACCTTAATCTGGACCAGCCGGAGGAGGCTTTGAATATACTTGGTGAAAGTAAAGAGATAGCCCTGCAATATGGTGATATGAAAACCTATCAGAGCTTGGAAGAGTGGTCTATACGTGCCTACCTACGAAAAGGCAACACCTTACAGGCAGAACGAAGCTTTAACATTTACGACAGCCTTAAGGAGGCAGATACACAAAATAGAGTAAGGGAAAAGATAGAGGAGATGGAGGCCAGGTATCAGAACGACCTGAAGGAGCAGGAGCTGGCTACCAAGGAAGCCGCCCTGGTCCAAAGCCTAAAGGAGAAAAACACCCTATACACCTTTCTTTCCATCGTACTTATCCTGACCGTATTGATCATTGTGTTCTACAGCCAGCGGCAGAGGGCGCTGAAGCAGCTGGCGGAAAAACAAACAAAGCTACACCATAACGAAATAAGCAAAATGCTGCATGAGCATGAGCAAAAGCGTCTTCACGCCATGCTGGATGGTCAGGAAAAGGAACGCTACCGGATAGCCACCGACCTGCACGACAGGCTTGGAAACACCCTATCCGCTGTAAAACTGCACATGAATGCCTATGATCATATGGCCATGGCTGGAAATGGTAGCGAGTGCAATGGGCAGCGGGATAAAATGGGTGAACTGCTCGACCGGGCTGTAAACGAAGTAAGAGAAATATCACACAATATGCTCTCCGGTGTCCTCACCAAGTTCGGACTTAGTGCTGCCCTCGAAGACCTCAAAGAAACCCTTGAAAGCAGCCAGCAATACCGTGTGCACCTGCAGATCATAAACCTGCATGACAGGATTGAAAATACCCTCGAGCTAAACCTGTACCGGATAGTACAGGAGTTAGTGAGCAACATAATGAAGCATGCCGAAGCCACCATGATCACCATTCAGGTAAATAAGCTGGATGATGAGATCATACTGCTGGTGGAGGACGATGGCGTAGGGTTTACGCCCGGAGCAGGTACCGGCGATGGCGTCGGGCTTCAAAACGTGGCCGATAGAGTAAGGTCGCTAAACGGCCACTTACATGTAGACGCACAGCCCGGCAGAGGGGCATCTATCACTGCAGAAATACCCACACCATGATCAATATAATAATTGCTGACGATCACCGTCTGGTTGTAGACGGTCTCAAACTCATGCTTCACTCACAGCCCGATATCCATCTGATAGGTGAGGCCTACTCGGGCGATGACGTACTCCGCCTGGTAAAAAAAGCTGAGAAAGCAGACCTCATCATCATGGATATAAATATGCCAAATGGCGATGGCATACAAACTACCCGGTACCTCAAAGAGCATCATCCTGATATAAAAATACTGGTGCTCACCATGTACAAAAAGCCCGAGTTTATACGTAACCTGCTTAAAAGCGGTGCTTCGGGCTACGTACTTAAGAATACCGAGCAATCCACCCTTATGAATGCGATAAGGAGCATAGCCGGTGGCGAAACCTTTTTTACACCCGACATAAGCCGGACGGTAATGGAAAGCCTCGTAGGCCACACCCGGCAGCGTACCTTTGAGCTTACCCAGCGCGAAAAGGACGTATTACGCCTGATAGTGGAGGAATGTACCACCCCCGAAATAGCCGAGCGGCTGTACATTAGCACCCATACGGTAGAGACTCACCGTAAGAACCTCTTAAGCAAGCTAAACGTGCGCAATACCGTAGGGCTGGTAAAGTATGCATTGGAAAATGGCATACACGAAGTAGGGAGGTTTTGAAAAAACACCCGCCTTTCATTCATACATATTCTGCTACATTTCGCGTCCCCGAAAACAGTGATTATTTTTTCGCGGTTATCCGTGTTTTTAAATGTAATCCTGTTCCATAATTTCATTCTAAAATCATAAGGAGAAAACTACACAGAATGTAACCGAGACCTTTCAAACCTGGCTATATCATTCCCTTCTGTTTTCCTCCGTAGACAGAATGTTAGTTAATGGAAAAGTTAAAAGTTGCCATCGTGATGAGCGGGGGAGGGGCAAGAGGCGCGTTTCATGTAGGCGCACTGGAATACATCCATCTGCATGTGAATTTTCGCTTTCCGCAATTAGAATACTCCCTGTTTTCAGGCTC
It contains:
- a CDS encoding aminotransferase class V-fold PLP-dependent enzyme; translation: MTTTFNPGPSKVYPEIPAYVQDAYDQGILSINHRSEGFMTLCREAVELLKDRLSIPDSYRIVFTSSATECWEVIAQSLTRTMSYHFYNGSFGEKWFTFAKNIRPKAKATTFDLTKMPDFESIKLPKATEILCFTHNETSNGTRIPQMALESIHRKYPQALIAIDATSSLGGIALDFSRIDIAYGSVQKCLGLPAGLGLMILSPRAVERARQLNEGGHYNSLLRMLENMDKYQTHYTPNVLGIYLLKRSMEKRYGIGPIHKRLEEQYKDLSEVITNSSVLDWMVPDEYLRSRTVLAVKAPADRIAEIHRTANEAGIQLGKGYGPHKETSFRIANFPAIDSEDVEKLKAFLLNNYS
- the aroQ gene encoding type II 3-dehydroquinate dehydratase → MKIAIVNGPNLNLLGKRQPEIYGHQSFEAFFDALVKEYEGNELTYFQSNSEGALVDHLHSKGFGEADGIILNAGAYTHTSVALADAVAGIETPVLEVHISNIYAREAFRHHSYLAPVCAGTIAGLGLKGYRLALEYFIDKK
- the xerD gene encoding site-specific tyrosine recombinase XerD — translated: MDKWDNYLKQFRNHLRLERSLAANSIDAYERDVVKLKQFAQISNGPASPLEATLPWLRSFIQYLAKKGLSAYSQARIISGIRQFYRFLVFEDYLPTDPSELLEAPRLGRKLPDTLEVHEIDAILESIDMSTDHGVRNRAMLETLYSSGLRVSELVSLHLNHVYAGEGGPGFLRVLGKGNKERLVPIGSSALKYIQMYREHVRVHFAPKKGHEHILFLNRRGAMLTRNYVFMALKELVARAGIAKNISPHTFRHSFATHLIEGGADLRAVQDMLGHESITTTEIYTHLDRDFLRQTIMEFHPRGK
- a CDS encoding S8 family serine peptidase; translated protein: MKQEQLAQRYNSSNDSGGSKISERPHWGVEQELLDLHKEEIKVNGVKTRMDGSGVKIAILDGAVDLEHSSFRQNQHKSFDLITDNWVKYPDKTVSHKHGTMVAGVIGADGCGKPGRLHGVAPGAAMYCYRVMDSSQRIVPYALEKSLVCAFEEGVDIINMSIRHLPADRRILNLIREAFRRGIVLVAQAGNYEYNGVDNVDYPAALQETLAIAGHDRGTYAARKAKGQFLDFTAPGSNLCGLAPGQQYTNDTGSSFACSYFSGLVALLLQVYHAKNLYPSPSQVEAIMAGCTYSNAFSIESGHGCISVKKLISHLKSL
- a CDS encoding tetratricopeptide repeat protein: MKLRIFLFLNLLLFSLRGFTAPYIVDSLYRISEGETDGEYFRQEAKKLAKEGRLEEAMAAFEEAISLFKEANDSLGVAEALNSRGVAYKNASKFLEAVDDYLLAATINQSMGELAGLANNYTNLGNYYADSGQPDKAMKYLQKALRLYKQTGDQLRVNYVANSLGTLYYTEGYEDYNLDSAAYYLQIAYDGFEELGATLYLPGIKQNFGMIEESRGNPETALTYYLEAREGFSNMEDYHNLPRVGINIGVVYLNLDQPEEALNILGESKEIALQYGDMKTYQSLEEWSIRAYLRKGNTLQAERSFNIYDSLKEADTQNRVREKIEEMEARYQNDLKEQELATKEAALVQSLKEKNTLYTFLSIVLILTVLIIVFYSQRQRALKQLAEKQTKLHHNEISKMLHEHEQKRLHAMLDGQEKERYRIATDLHDRLGNTLSAVKLHMNAYDHMAMAGNGSECNGQRDKMGELLDRAVNEVREISHNMLSGVLTKFGLSAALEDLKETLESSQQYRVHLQIINLHDRIENTLELNLYRIVQELVSNIMKHAEATMITIQVNKLDDEIILLVEDDGVGFTPGAGTGDGVGLQNVADRVRSLNGHLHVDAQPGRGASITAEIPTP
- a CDS encoding response regulator encodes the protein MINIIIADDHRLVVDGLKLMLHSQPDIHLIGEAYSGDDVLRLVKKAEKADLIIMDINMPNGDGIQTTRYLKEHHPDIKILVLTMYKKPEFIRNLLKSGASGYVLKNTEQSTLMNAIRSIAGGETFFTPDISRTVMESLVGHTRQRTFELTQREKDVLRLIVEECTTPEIAERLYISTHTVETHRKNLLSKLNVRNTVGLVKYALENGIHEVGRF